A stretch of the Deltaproteobacteria bacterium genome encodes the following:
- a CDS encoding acyl-CoA dehydrogenase family protein, translated as MVSFQPGEEQQLIRETVASFAQEQIRPAAHEADEGGAIPDGLVQQGWELGLATSAIPEAFGGVGEPISAMTGALVCEELAWGDLSIALHLLAPRLLIYPVVLAGTAEQQEQILPAFTGNSFRAATAAVIEPRFGFDLNELSTTAQRSNGSYVLSGSKCLVPIGGSAEQTLVYAGIEGGAGGFIVNKGAAGISRIEREKNMGLRALETDEIDLDRCTVPAAGRLGGDKGCDFAALMNRSRVGLAALAVGVARAAFEYARDYAKERKAFGVAIGQKQAIAFMLAEMATEIDATRLLTWEAAWKIDRGEAATREAVLAKQYAANMVLKVTDNAVQVLGGHGYIREHPVERYLRNGRGFATFEGLVMI; from the coding sequence ATGGTGAGTTTCCAACCGGGTGAGGAGCAACAACTGATTCGCGAGACGGTCGCAAGTTTCGCCCAGGAGCAGATTCGGCCGGCGGCGCACGAGGCCGATGAAGGCGGCGCGATTCCCGATGGCTTAGTCCAGCAGGGCTGGGAATTGGGACTAGCCACCAGCGCCATTCCGGAGGCTTTCGGCGGAGTCGGCGAGCCCATTTCAGCAATGACAGGTGCGCTCGTCTGTGAGGAACTGGCCTGGGGGGATCTGTCCATTGCCCTGCACCTGTTGGCCCCTCGCCTGCTCATCTACCCGGTGGTCTTGGCGGGCACGGCCGAGCAACAAGAACAGATTCTTCCCGCCTTCACCGGCAACAGCTTTCGTGCCGCCACCGCGGCGGTGATCGAGCCGCGCTTCGGCTTCGACCTCAACGAGCTCAGCACCACCGCCCAACGCAGCAACGGCAGCTACGTGCTCAGCGGCAGCAAGTGCTTGGTCCCCATCGGCGGCAGTGCCGAGCAGACGCTGGTGTACGCCGGCATCGAAGGCGGCGCGGGCGGCTTCATCGTCAACAAGGGGGCGGCCGGCATCAGCCGCATCGAGCGGGAAAAGAACATGGGGCTGCGAGCGCTTGAGACCGATGAGATCGACCTCGATCGCTGCACGGTTCCCGCCGCCGGCCGGCTCGGCGGCGATAAGGGCTGCGACTTTGCCGCGCTCATGAATCGCTCCCGCGTCGGCCTGGCGGCACTCGCCGTCGGCGTCGCCCGGGCGGCTTTCGAGTACGCCCGCGATTACGCCAAGGAGCGCAAGGCGTTCGGTGTCGCCATCGGGCAAAAGCAAGCCATTGCCTTCATGCTGGCGGAGATGGCAACCGAGATCGATGCCACGCGCCTGCTCACCTGGGAGGCCGCGTGGAAGATCGACCGCGGCGAAGCGGCTACCCGCGAGGCCGTGCTGGCCAAGCAGTACGCCGCCAACATGGTGCTCAAGGTCACCGATAACGCGGTTCAGGTGCTCGGCGGTCACGGCTACATCCGCGAGCACCCGGTGGAGCGCTACCTGCGCAACGGCCGCGGCTTTGCCACCTTTGAAGGTTTGGTGATGATCTGA
- a CDS encoding acyl-CoA dehydrogenase family protein, with product MIDFELPADITRSRDMIHMLAEQAMRPISREYDEREHEKPSEFLELMWNASKASPVNIGGDGKAAKKDAPSTRSLMSAVTIEELSWGDAGLYLSIPNPGLGGAAVAAAGTPEQKERFLARFRDGEPKWGAMAITEPGCGSDSAAVSTTAVRDGDHWVLNGTKIFVTSGWMAVEKSDGFVVVWATVDKSAGRAGIKAFVVEHHTPGMTVTGLEKKHGIRASDTATIVLEDCRIPLDNLLGTAEVKKTTEGFKGVMATFDSTRPIVAASALGIGRAALDLTREELAKAGVTIRYGAPPHKLTAVERDFMDMEANLQAARLLTWRACWMMDQGMRNNLEASMCKAKAGLAVTQVTQKAVEILGPLGYSRKLLLEKWMRDAKINDIFEGTQQINLLIIARRILDYSSKELS from the coding sequence ATGATCGACTTCGAACTTCCTGCAGATATCACCCGCAGCCGCGACATGATCCACATGCTCGCCGAGCAAGCCATGCGGCCGATCTCGCGCGAGTACGACGAGCGCGAGCACGAAAAGCCCAGCGAGTTCCTCGAGCTGATGTGGAACGCCTCGAAGGCGAGCCCGGTCAACATCGGCGGTGACGGCAAGGCCGCGAAGAAAGACGCGCCCTCCACTCGCAGTCTGATGTCGGCGGTAACGATCGAAGAGCTGTCCTGGGGCGACGCCGGACTCTACCTCAGCATCCCGAACCCCGGCCTCGGCGGCGCGGCAGTGGCGGCCGCCGGTACGCCCGAGCAGAAGGAGCGCTTCCTGGCGCGCTTTCGCGACGGTGAACCGAAGTGGGGCGCGATGGCGATCACCGAGCCGGGTTGCGGCTCCGACTCCGCCGCTGTCAGCACCACCGCCGTGCGCGACGGTGATCACTGGGTGCTCAACGGCACCAAGATCTTCGTTACCAGCGGCTGGATGGCGGTGGAGAAATCGGACGGCTTCGTCGTGGTCTGGGCCACGGTCGATAAGTCCGCCGGGCGCGCCGGCATCAAGGCCTTCGTGGTCGAGCACCACACCCCGGGCATGACGGTAACGGGCTTGGAGAAGAAGCACGGGATCCGTGCTTCGGACACCGCTACGATCGTGCTGGAGGATTGCCGCATCCCGCTCGACAACCTTCTCGGCACAGCCGAAGTGAAGAAGACCACCGAGGGCTTCAAGGGCGTGATGGCCACTTTCGACTCCACCCGCCCGATCGTAGCCGCCAGCGCCCTCGGGATCGGCCGGGCCGCGCTCGACCTCACCCGCGAGGAGTTGGCGAAGGCCGGCGTCACCATCCGCTACGGCGCGCCGCCACACAAGCTCACCGCGGTCGAGCGCGATTTCATGGACATGGAAGCCAACCTACAGGCGGCTCGCCTACTCACCTGGCGCGCCTGTTGGATGATGGACCAGGGCATGCGCAACAACCTCGAAGCCTCGATGTGCAAAGCCAAGGCGGGCTTGGCGGTCACGCAGGTGACGCAAAAGGCCGTCGAGATCCTCGGCCCGCTGGGCTACTCGCGCAAGCTCCTGCTGGAGAAATGGATGCGCGACGCCAAG